Proteins encoded in a region of the Salmo trutta chromosome 34, fSalTru1.1, whole genome shotgun sequence genome:
- the LOC115173216 gene encoding receptor-transporting protein 3, with protein sequence MNTDWMPTLWSECFEEMLDEELGSSDQWAFHFNYSLTETLTKEERRRRWRVYSHCAYGQFQCSECSKTWPSARVVVVFRYRLWDETGRGTVLMRPFGQACRRCREEFELPGFSKNEVEEALLRLFAKIRKNCYGEEEEEEEEEEEGSEGSEKVWKRPHEKALCEACRLGMCCQEK encoded by the exons ATGAATACAG ACTGGATGCCCACCCTGTGGTCAGAGTGTTTTGAGGAGATGTTGGATGAGGAGCTGGGCAGCAGTGACCAGTGGGCCTTCCACTTCAACTACAGCCTGACAGAAACACTCaccaaggaggagaggaggagaagatggcGAGTGTACAGCCACTGTGCCTACGGACA GTTCCAGTGTAGTGAGTGTTCTAAGACATGGCCTTCGGCACGGGTGGTGGTAGTGTTCCGTTATCGGCTGTGGGATGAGACAGGCCGGGGGACCGTCCTGATGCGGCCTTTCGGTCAGGCATGCAGACGCTGCCGGGAAGAGTTTGAACTTCCAGGCTTTTCAAAGAATGAGGTGGAAGAGGCACTGCTCCGGCTGTTTGCAAAGATTAGGAAGAACTGCtacggagaggaggaggaagaggaggaagaggaggaggaagggtcaGAAGGATCAGAGAAGGTGTGGAAGAGGCCGCATGAGAAAGCCCTGTGTGAAGCCTGCAGACTGGGCATGTGCTGTCAAGAaaagtag